A window of the Falco rusticolus isolate bFalRus1 chromosome 1, bFalRus1.pri, whole genome shotgun sequence genome harbors these coding sequences:
- the CHEK2 gene encoding serine/threonine-protein kinase Chk2 has protein sequence MSRETGSEAQQSQGAQQSQSGTSSSSSGSQSASQSSSSSGTVSSLDTVPTQELPSIPEDQESEELVPQPWGRLFALGKGFSNCDCVNDEYWFGRDKSCDYSFSKLGLSETGFYQNYSKKHFRIFREMGPKNSYVAYIEDHSANGTFVNRELIGKGKKLPLTHNSEIALSIQTNKVFVFSDLTVDDQLVFPRELREKYIMSKTLGSGACGEVKLAFEKSTCNKVAVKIINKRKFMASGIREANPAFNINTEIEILKKIDHPCLIKIKNFFEAEDYYIVLELMEGGELYDRVSRPIKMKEATCKLYFYQMLLAVKYLHDNGIIHRDLKPENVLLSSSEETCLIKITDFGQSKILGETSLMKTLCGTPTYLAPEVLSSLGTAGYSRAVDCWSLGVILFVCLCGYPPFNEQNTRLSLKDQITRGEYTFIPKEWKHVSDMALDLVKKLLVVDPSKRLKTEEALEHPWLQDEDMKNTFEQLLAQTHGSMNPPQTSKMPTRKRLHENEEESGSSKHAVPSTSFQKMRMD, from the exons ATGTCTCGAGAGACTGGAAGTGAAGCGCAGCAGTCTCAAGGTGCTCAACAGTCACAAAGTGGTACCAGTTCCTCTTCCAGTGGGTCACAGAGTGCTAGTCAGTCTTCCTCAAGTTCTGGCACCGTCAGTTCTTTGGACACTGTTCCCACTCAGGAGCTTCCATCGATCCCCGAGGACCAGGAATCTGAAGAACTTGTTCCTCAGCCTTGGGGTCGACTCTTCGCGCTTGGAAAAGGTTTCAGCAATTGTG ACTGTGTGAATGATGAATACTGGTTTGGAAGAGACAAAAGCTGTGATTATAGTTTTTCTAAGCTAGGCTTGTCTGAGACTGGCTTCTACCAAAACTATAGCAAGAAGCATTTCCGAATTTTCAGG gaAATGGGTCCAAAAAATTCCTATGTTGCCTACATTGAAGACCACAGCGCAAATGGAACTTTTGTTAATAGAGAGCTCattggaaaagggaagaagctTCCACTGACTCACAACTCTGAAATTGCACTGTCTATACAGACTAATAAGG tgtttgtattttctgatcTTACGGTGGATGATCAGCTGGTGTTCCCTAGAGAACTCAGAGAGAAATACATCATGTCAAAGACTCTGGGAAG TGGTGCCTGTGGAGAAGTCAAACTGGCATTTGAGAAGAGCACTTGTAACAAAGTTGCGGTAAAGATAATCAATAAGCGGAAGTTCATGGCAAGTGGTATTAGAGAGGCA AACCCAGCTTTTAATATCAATACGGAAAttgaaattctgaagaaaatagatCAT CCTTGTTTAATCAAGATCAAAAACTTCTTTGAAGCAGAGGATTACTACATTGTTTTGGAATT GATGGAAGGAGGAGAATTGTATGACAGAGTGTCAAGGCCAATCAAGATGAAAGAAGCTACCTGCAAGTTGTATTTTTATCAGATGCTGTTGGCTGTAAAG TATCTCCATGACAATGGAATTATACACCGCGATCTAAAGCCAGAGAATGTGCTACTTTCATCTTCTGAAGAGACATGTCTTATAAAG attACAGATTTTGGACAATCCAAGATTCTTGGAGAAACTTCTCTTATGAAAACATTATGTGGTACTCCCACGTACCTTGCTCCTGAGGTTCTAAGTTCACTTGGGACTGCTGGATACAGCCGAGCTGTGGACTGCTGGAGTTTAGGAGTTATTCTTTTTGTATG CTTGTGTGGATATCCACCATTTAATGAGCAAAATACTCGGCTATCTCTGAAAGATCAAATCACTCGTGGAGAATACACGTTCATTCCAAAAGAATGGAAGCATGTATCAGACATGG CTCTGGATCTTGTGAAGAAGCTGTTAGTAGTGGATCCAAGCAAACGTCTTAAAACAGAGGAGGCCTTAGAGCATCCTTGGCTTCAG GATGAGGATATGAAGAATACATTTgaacagctgcttgctcagaCACATGGCAGTATGAATCCACCTCAAACATCAAAAATG CCGACCAGAAAGCGTCTCcatgaaaatgaggaagaatCTGGCTCTTCTAAACATGCTGTTCCTTCTacatcatttcagaaaatgag GATGGACTGA